A genomic window from Phosphitispora fastidiosa includes:
- the aroC gene encoding chorismate synthase, whose protein sequence is MLRYLTAGESHGRALTALVEGLPAGVPLTEDYINSQLARRQGGYGRGDRMKIEKDRVSITAGVRGGLSTGGPVSLVIENRDWANWSEVMSPGDDARLDERVVTKPRPGHADLGGALKYGHTDIRNILERASARETAARVAAGTAGRALAEQFGIRIFGHVTVIGSIEISEIPGDTEEIFQRAAQSELLCADSATEAKMKQEIDRCRDDGDSLGGIFEIIVTGLPPGLGSHVQYDRRLDGRLAQAVMSIQAIKGVEFGIGFRAGRLTGSQVHDELFYSHSDGFRRNTNRAGGLEGGITNGEPLVLRAVMKPIPTLYKPLRSVDMHTKEPYEASIERSDVCAVPAAVVVGEAVVCFEIARSIAEKFGGDSLAEMKRNYDAYVNYVKRV, encoded by the coding sequence TTGTTAAGATACCTGACAGCCGGGGAATCCCACGGCAGGGCTTTGACAGCATTAGTTGAAGGGCTTCCGGCCGGAGTTCCCCTGACAGAGGACTACATAAACAGTCAGTTAGCGCGACGCCAGGGAGGGTATGGCAGGGGTGACCGGATGAAAATTGAAAAAGACCGTGTCAGCATAACTGCCGGAGTCAGAGGCGGCCTCTCTACAGGGGGCCCCGTTTCTTTGGTTATCGAGAACCGGGACTGGGCTAACTGGTCTGAGGTTATGTCCCCCGGGGATGATGCCAGGCTTGATGAGCGGGTGGTGACAAAACCCAGGCCGGGGCATGCAGACTTGGGCGGCGCCCTCAAATACGGTCATACTGACATCAGAAACATCCTGGAACGGGCCAGCGCCAGGGAGACAGCTGCCAGAGTGGCCGCCGGGACAGCAGGACGAGCCCTGGCGGAACAGTTTGGCATCAGGATATTTGGTCATGTAACCGTTATTGGGAGCATAGAAATTAGTGAAATCCCCGGTGATACTGAAGAAATCTTTCAGAGGGCCGCCCAGTCAGAGTTACTGTGTGCGGACAGTGCGACAGAAGCTAAAATGAAGCAGGAAATTGACCGCTGCCGGGATGATGGTGATTCCCTGGGTGGGATTTTTGAAATAATTGTTACCGGACTGCCGCCCGGGCTGGGCAGTCATGTACAGTATGACCGCAGGCTTGACGGCAGGCTGGCCCAGGCAGTAATGAGCATCCAGGCAATCAAAGGTGTGGAGTTCGGCATTGGGTTTCGGGCAGGAAGGCTGACCGGCTCACAGGTGCATGATGAGCTGTTTTACAGCCACTCAGACGGGTTCCGGAGGAATACCAACCGGGCCGGGGGCCTGGAGGGCGGGATTACCAACGGGGAGCCGCTGGTGCTGCGGGCTGTGATGAAACCTATCCCGACACTGTATAAACCTCTCAGGAGTGTGGATATGCATACAAAGGAACCCTATGAGGCTTCCATTGAGAGGTCCGATGTTTGTGCCGTCCCTGCTGCGGTGGTAGTTGGTGAGGCTGTGGTTTGTTTTGAAATTGCCAGGTCAATTGCGGAGAAGTTTGGCGGGGACAGCCTGGCAGAGATGAAGCGGAATTATGATGCATATGTTAATTATGTAAAGCGGGTGTAA
- a CDS encoding prepilin-type N-terminal cleavage/methylation domain-containing protein, with the protein MRRIFGNERGFTFVEIMVALVLLGIISAVVIATGLKSGADSASLTGQSRELISDIRMIRTMAQEESKHYGILIDQTKPGEYYLCEVDVTSVPHDYSNVTEIVVLDREITISATLSSDLKFSFTPEGNAWDENGNTDNGPYRIILRDSSGAAKQIEVNDLGLVELK; encoded by the coding sequence ATGAGACGTATTTTTGGTAATGAAAGAGGTTTTACCTTTGTTGAAATAATGGTGGCATTAGTTTTACTTGGCATTATTTCTGCCGTAGTCATAGCTACAGGGCTTAAATCCGGGGCTGATTCAGCATCCCTGACCGGTCAGAGCAGGGAACTCATATCTGACATCAGAATGATAAGAACAATGGCACAAGAGGAAAGTAAACATTATGGTATTTTAATTGACCAAACTAAGCCGGGCGAATATTATCTTTGTGAGGTTGACGTTACTTCTGTGCCTCATGATTATAGTAATGTTACGGAAATAGTTGTACTGGACCGTGAAATAACAATCTCAGCAACACTTTCGTCAGACCTCAAATTCAGTTTCACTCCTGAAGGAAATGCTTGGGATGAGAATGGGAATACAGATAACGGGCCTTACAGGATTATTCTTCGGGACAGCAGTGGTGCGGCTAAACAGATTGAGGTAAACGATCTCGGACTGGTAGAGTTGAAGTAA
- a CDS encoding type 4a pilus biogenesis protein PilO, producing MISGLSRREQNIILIGILVAFVAVFYVYLVQPVWQELAARKLELSALEEKLAVLEGEQKRLEDQKGDTEQLKKEVGVLRAQLPVTRETAGLIHMLYSYAVATGVTVNEFNTGEFAENTAVPGTRILPVSIKISGTYTQLRQFAAKLEKPQRLLYINGMSIDQYGNNVKGNISLSVFSAKTGNSALNNQDSIPRSPAKGKNNPFV from the coding sequence ATGATTTCAGGATTAAGCAGAAGGGAACAGAACATTATATTAATCGGGATTTTAGTTGCATTTGTGGCGGTATTTTATGTATACCTGGTACAGCCGGTGTGGCAGGAACTGGCCGCCCGGAAACTGGAACTGTCCGCCCTTGAAGAAAAACTCGCTGTACTTGAAGGCGAACAGAAACGACTTGAAGATCAAAAGGGAGATACAGAGCAGCTGAAAAAAGAAGTTGGTGTGCTAAGGGCACAACTGCCAGTTACCAGGGAAACTGCCGGACTTATACATATGCTGTATTCATATGCAGTGGCAACAGGGGTAACAGTAAATGAATTCAATACGGGAGAATTCGCGGAAAACACTGCTGTTCCGGGTACCCGCATTCTTCCGGTGAGCATAAAAATCAGCGGGACTTATACACAACTGCGGCAGTTTGCGGCTAAACTGGAAAAACCGCAGAGACTGCTTTATATCAACGGAATGTCAATCGATCAGTACGGTAACAATGTTAAAGGCAATATATCATTAAGCGTATTTTCGGCAAAAACCGGTAATTCTGCATTAAATAACCAGGATAGCATTCCCAGGTCACCGGCAAAAGGAAAGAATAACCCCTTTGTATAG
- a CDS encoding PilN domain-containing protein, with protein sequence MQNRINLLAPPADTKRQDKKGPSMVLVIAGVIILALSAAAYGSMFFLSYRTAAKIEENKVKIEKLTQVSAAADELSRLKKEKSEVEGAIQKIDAAKPVLTRCMDEAARLLPPLVTLRSMNMTVNPRSIDIKGTAPSYDVVAQFQANLLDSEILNDVYIKASVRDEKAGYVVFNLVITPAEGGIKQ encoded by the coding sequence ATGCAAAACAGGATTAACCTTTTAGCGCCGCCGGCAGACACAAAAAGACAGGATAAGAAAGGCCCCAGCATGGTTTTAGTGATAGCTGGTGTTATTATCCTGGCATTGTCTGCGGCTGCTTATGGGAGCATGTTTTTTCTCAGCTACAGGACTGCGGCCAAAATTGAAGAAAACAAGGTCAAAATAGAAAAACTAACCCAGGTGTCAGCGGCTGCAGACGAATTAAGTCGGCTTAAGAAAGAGAAGTCCGAAGTGGAAGGGGCTATTCAGAAGATTGATGCCGCCAAGCCTGTACTGACCAGGTGCATGGATGAGGCTGCCAGGCTGCTGCCGCCTTTAGTTACCTTAAGGTCAATGAATATGACTGTCAATCCCAGAAGTATTGATATTAAGGGAACAGCGCCTTCTTATGATGTTGTGGCTCAATTTCAGGCAAATCTGCTGGATTCCGAAATTCTTAATGATGTGTACATAAAAGCAAGCGTAAGGGATGAGAAGGCAGGTTATGTTGTTTTCAATTTAGTAATTACCCCGGCGGAAGGGGGAATTAAGCAATGA